A genomic stretch from Flavobacterium humidisoli includes:
- the tsaE gene encoding tRNA (adenosine(37)-N6)-threonylcarbamoyltransferase complex ATPase subunit type 1 TsaE, with amino-acid sequence MNVIFSLDQIQKVAEQIIAANPKKIILFNGEMGVGKTTLIKQLCKSLGVEDATSSPTFSLVNEYQTINNQTVYHFDFYRLNKETEALDMGVDDYLYSGNWCFIEWSEKIASLIPEEHSTINIKLLPDGKRELELV; translated from the coding sequence ATGAATGTCATTTTTTCATTAGATCAAATTCAAAAAGTTGCCGAACAGATTATTGCCGCAAACCCTAAAAAAATCATTCTCTTTAATGGAGAAATGGGCGTCGGAAAAACAACTTTAATCAAGCAGCTATGCAAAAGTCTTGGAGTGGAAGACGCAACAAGCAGTCCGACTTTTTCTCTTGTAAATGAATACCAAACTATTAACAACCAGACAGTTTATCACTTTGATTTTTACCGATTAAATAAAGAAACCGAAGCGCTAGATATGGGTGTCGACGATTATTTATACTCTGGAAATTGGTGTTTTATAGAATGGTCTGAAAAAATCGCAAGTTTAATTCCAGAAGAACATTCTACAATAAATATTAAATTACTTCCTGATGGAAAAAGAGAACTAGAATTAGTTTAA
- a CDS encoding bifunctional response regulator/alkaline phosphatase family protein produces the protein MDKIKILWVDDEIDLLKPHILFLEKKNYEVTTCNNGLDAIALFEEDNFDIVFLDENMPGMSGLETLSEMKEKNSAIPMIMITKSEEEYIMEEAIGSKIADYLIKPVNPNQILLSLKKNLDDSRLITEKTTLDYQKEFRKISMELAMVNSYEDWIELYKKLLFWELKLEDINDTAMIEILESQKVEANSQFGKFIERNYEDWFAPKADKPIQSNTLFKELVVPELKKKDKPILFVVIDNLRYDQWKSFESVISNYYKLEKEVPYYSILPTATQYARNSIFSGLMPLEMEKQFPEYWKNDVEDGGKNLYEAEFLSPQLKRLGLNIKEDYFKITNYAGGKKLAENFKALKGNDLVTVVYNFVDMLSHAKTEMEVVKELASDDKAYRSLTLSWFKNSPLLEIIQQAQLLGFKLILTTDHGTINVKNPSKVVGDKNTSLNLRYKTGRSLTYEQKDVYVVKEPKTIGLPAINMSSSFIFAKNDFFLAYVNNYNHYVSYYKNTYQHGGISLEEMIIPFLVFNPK, from the coding sequence ATGGATAAGATAAAAATACTTTGGGTCGACGATGAAATCGATCTTTTAAAGCCTCACATATTATTTCTAGAAAAAAAGAATTACGAAGTTACTACTTGTAATAACGGATTAGACGCCATTGCCTTGTTTGAAGAAGATAATTTTGATATTGTTTTTCTAGACGAAAATATGCCTGGAATGAGCGGATTGGAAACACTTTCTGAAATGAAAGAAAAAAATTCAGCAATTCCGATGATTATGATTACCAAGAGTGAGGAAGAATATATAATGGAAGAAGCCATTGGTTCTAAAATTGCTGACTATTTGATTAAACCCGTAAATCCGAATCAGATTCTATTGAGTTTGAAGAAAAACTTGGATGATTCGAGATTAATTACAGAAAAAACAACTTTAGATTACCAGAAGGAATTCAGAAAAATTTCAATGGAATTGGCAATGGTTAATTCTTATGAAGACTGGATTGAATTGTATAAAAAATTGCTTTTTTGGGAATTAAAACTAGAAGACATCAATGATACAGCGATGATTGAAATTTTAGAATCTCAAAAAGTAGAAGCCAATTCTCAATTCGGAAAATTCATTGAACGAAACTATGAAGATTGGTTTGCTCCAAAAGCAGATAAACCCATACAGTCTAATACCTTATTTAAAGAACTTGTTGTTCCCGAACTTAAAAAGAAAGACAAGCCAATTCTCTTTGTTGTAATTGACAATCTAAGATATGATCAATGGAAATCTTTTGAATCTGTCATTTCAAATTATTACAAACTAGAAAAAGAAGTACCTTATTATTCTATTCTTCCAACAGCTACACAATATGCTCGAAATTCAATTTTCTCAGGTTTAATGCCTTTAGAAATGGAAAAACAGTTTCCTGAATATTGGAAAAATGATGTTGAAGATGGCGGAAAAAACCTTTACGAGGCAGAATTTTTATCGCCCCAATTAAAACGTTTAGGTTTAAATATTAAAGAAGATTATTTCAAAATCACCAATTATGCTGGTGGGAAAAAGTTAGCAGAAAACTTTAAAGCTTTAAAAGGAAATGATTTAGTAACTGTGGTTTACAATTTCGTTGATATGCTTTCGCACGCTAAAACCGAAATGGAAGTAGTAAAAGAATTGGCATCAGACGACAAAGCCTATCGCTCTTTAACTTTAAGCTGGTTTAAAAATTCTCCATTATTAGAAATTATTCAGCAGGCACAGCTTTTAGGATTCAAACTGATCTTAACTACAGACCACGGAACAATTAATGTCAAAAATCCCTCGAAAGTTGTTGGAGATAAAAATACAAGTCTAAATTTACGTTACAAAACTGGGCGTAGTTTAACTTACGAACAAAAAGATGTTTATGTAGTAAAAGAGCCTAAAACCATTGGTTTACCTGCGATAAATATGAGCAGTTCGTTTATTTTTGCCAAAAATGATTTTTTCTTGGCCTATGTAAACAACTATAATCATTATGTGAGTTATTACAAAAATACCTACCAACACGGAGGAATTTCCTTAGAAGAAATGATTATTCCGTTTCTGGTTTTTAATCCTAAATAA
- a CDS encoding HD domain-containing protein, with product MTQINKLKIFNDPIYGFITIPNELVYDLIQHPYFQRLRRISQMGLSYLVYPGANHTRFHHALGCMHLMKKAIDTLRFKDVVISEEEENALLIAILLHDIGHGPFSHAMEKSIVEDVHHEAISLLFMNQLNEEFGGRLSLAIQVFKGEYHRKFMLQLISSQLDMDRMDYLKRDSFYTGVAEGNVNSERLIQMMNVENDVLVIEEKGIYSVEKFLLSRRLMYWQAYLHKTSLVAELILMKVLKRAKELVLKGVDLPCSEPLSYFMHNKITLEDFDAEKLDLFSQLDDFDIISALKAWQRQDDFVLSTLSKMIINRDLLKIKMSAEKVSMEESQSLKEQFANKHHISQLDAGYFIFRGKIKNQAYSKEAEPIRILKKDKTIEDVVEASDQLNLKSLSKLVTKYYICFPKQLI from the coding sequence GTGACTCAGATCAATAAATTAAAAATATTCAACGATCCTATATATGGTTTCATTACGATTCCAAACGAACTAGTTTACGATTTAATTCAGCATCCTTATTTTCAGCGTCTACGTCGTATTTCGCAAATGGGATTGTCGTATTTGGTATATCCAGGAGCAAATCATACTCGTTTTCATCACGCATTAGGATGCATGCATTTGATGAAGAAAGCAATTGATACGCTTCGTTTTAAAGATGTTGTGATTTCTGAAGAAGAAGAGAATGCGCTTTTAATAGCAATTTTGCTTCACGATATTGGGCACGGGCCATTTTCGCATGCTATGGAAAAAAGTATTGTAGAAGATGTACATCACGAAGCGATTTCATTATTATTTATGAATCAGCTGAATGAGGAATTTGGTGGAAGACTAAGTTTGGCAATTCAGGTTTTTAAAGGAGAATACCATAGGAAGTTCATGTTGCAATTGATTTCAAGTCAGTTGGATATGGATCGAATGGATTATTTAAAGCGTGATAGTTTTTATACAGGTGTAGCGGAAGGAAATGTAAATTCTGAACGATTGATTCAGATGATGAATGTTGAAAATGATGTTTTAGTTATTGAAGAAAAAGGGATTTATTCTGTAGAAAAATTCCTGCTTTCAAGAAGATTAATGTATTGGCAAGCTTATTTGCACAAAACCAGTTTGGTGGCCGAATTAATTTTGATGAAGGTCTTAAAAAGAGCAAAAGAATTAGTATTAAAAGGAGTGGATCTTCCTTGTAGTGAACCGCTTTCATATTTTATGCATAATAAAATTACACTTGAAGATTTTGATGCCGAAAAATTGGATTTGTTTTCGCAATTGGATGATTTTGATATTATTAGCGCGTTGAAAGCTTGGCAGAGACAAGACGATTTTGTTTTAAGTACTTTGAGTAAAATGATAATCAATAGAGATTTGCTTAAAATTAAGATGAGCGCTGAGAAAGTTTCTATGGAAGAATCTCAATCTTTGAAAGAGCAGTTTGCTAATAAGCATCATATTTCGCAATTAGACGCAGGATATTTTATTTTTAGAGGAAAAATAAAAAACCAAGCGTACAGTAAAGAAGCAGAACCTATTCGTATTTTGAAAAAAGATAAAACAATTGAAGATGTTGTTGAAGCTTCTGACCAGCTGAATTTGAAATCGTTATCTAAATTGGTAACAAAATATTATATCTGTTTCCCAAAACAACTTATATAA
- the lpxD gene encoding UDP-3-O-(3-hydroxymyristoyl)glucosamine N-acyltransferase, translating into MKFTAEQIAGILEGEVVGNPNAEVSKLSKIEEGEEGSLTFLANPKYINYIYTTKATVTIVNDSFIPEQEITTTLIKVEDAYAAFSKLLHFYNQVKLNKNGIEPQSFMSEGTKYGENLYLGSFSYIGQNVVLGNNVKIYPNSFIGDNVVIGDNVFIFAGAKIYSETVIGNNCTVHSGVIIGADGFGFAPNENGEYSKVPQIGNVIIEDNVDIGANTTIDRATLGSTIIRKGVKLDNQIQIAHNVEIGKNTVIAAQSGVAGSTKIGENCMIGGQVGIAGHLIIGNNVRLQAQSGVARNIKDDEVLQGTPSLGYTDFNKSYVHFKNLPKIVAEVEELKKQIINPKNGNNG; encoded by the coding sequence ATGAAATTTACAGCAGAACAAATAGCAGGAATTTTAGAAGGAGAAGTTGTTGGGAATCCCAATGCTGAAGTTTCTAAGCTTTCTAAAATCGAAGAAGGAGAGGAAGGATCTCTTACTTTTTTGGCTAACCCAAAGTATATCAATTATATATATACTACAAAAGCGACGGTAACAATTGTTAATGATAGCTTTATTCCGGAACAGGAAATTACAACTACACTAATTAAAGTGGAAGATGCTTATGCGGCGTTTTCTAAACTTTTACATTTTTATAATCAGGTAAAATTAAACAAAAACGGTATCGAACCTCAGTCTTTTATGTCTGAAGGAACGAAATACGGGGAAAATTTATATTTAGGTAGTTTTAGCTATATCGGGCAGAATGTTGTTTTAGGTAATAATGTGAAAATCTATCCAAATAGTTTTATTGGTGATAATGTTGTTATTGGCGACAATGTATTCATTTTTGCCGGCGCAAAGATCTATTCAGAAACTGTAATTGGCAATAATTGTACGGTTCATTCTGGCGTTATAATTGGTGCTGATGGTTTTGGTTTTGCTCCAAATGAAAACGGTGAGTACAGTAAAGTTCCTCAAATTGGAAACGTTATTATTGAAGATAATGTAGATATTGGCGCGAACACAACAATAGATAGAGCAACTCTAGGTTCTACAATTATTAGAAAAGGAGTTAAGTTAGACAATCAAATTCAGATTGCCCATAATGTAGAAATAGGAAAAAACACTGTAATAGCCGCTCAAAGTGGTGTTGCAGGGTCTACAAAAATTGGTGAAAATTGTATGATTGGAGGGCAAGTAGGTATCGCAGGTCATTTAATTATAGGAAATAATGTTAGGCTTCAAGCGCAATCGGGTGTAGCTAGAAACATTAAAGATGACGAAGTTCTACAAGGAACTCCATCTCTTGGATATACAGATTTTAATAAATCGTACGTTCATTTTAAGAATCTGCCTAAAATTGTGGCTGAAGTTGAAGAATTAAAAAAACAAATAATAAACCCAAAAAATGGAAATAATGGTTAA
- a CDS encoding bifunctional UDP-3-O-[3-hydroxymyristoyl] N-acetylglucosamine deacetylase/3-hydroxyacyl-ACP dehydratase has product MVKQKTIKNEISLTGVGLHTGKEVTMTFKPAPVNNGFTFVRVDLQGQPVIEADANYVVNTQRGTNLEKLGVKIQTPEHVLAAVVGCDLDNIIIELNASELPIMDGSSKYFVEAIEKAGIEEQDAQRNVYVVKEVISFTDEATGSEILVMPSDEYQVTTMVDFGTKVLGTQNATLKSLTDFKSEIASSRTFSFLHELESLLEHGLIKGGDLNNAIVYVDKEISESTMENLKKAFGKEEISVKPNGVLDNLTLHYPNEAARHKLLDVIGDLSLIGVRIQGKIIANKPGHFVNTQFAKKLAKIIKIEQRNHVPTYDLHQEPLMDIHKIMSMLPHRPPFLLIDRIIEMSDRHVVGLKNVTMNENFFVGHFPEAPVMPGVLIVEAMAQTGGILVLSTVPDPENYLTYFMKIDNVKFKHKVLPGDTLIFKCELISPIRRGICHMQANAYANGKLVTEAELMAQIARKQ; this is encoded by the coding sequence ATGGTTAAACAGAAGACCATCAAAAATGAAATTTCGCTAACAGGAGTTGGTTTACACACTGGAAAAGAAGTTACAATGACTTTTAAACCTGCACCCGTTAATAATGGTTTCACTTTTGTAAGAGTAGATTTGCAAGGTCAACCAGTAATTGAAGCTGATGCTAATTATGTTGTTAATACTCAAAGAGGAACAAATCTTGAGAAACTTGGTGTGAAAATTCAAACACCAGAACATGTTTTGGCTGCAGTGGTTGGCTGTGATTTGGATAATATTATTATTGAATTGAATGCCTCTGAACTTCCAATTATGGATGGTTCATCAAAATATTTTGTTGAAGCTATTGAAAAAGCAGGAATCGAAGAACAAGATGCGCAACGTAATGTTTATGTTGTAAAAGAAGTTATCTCTTTTACAGACGAAGCAACAGGAAGCGAAATTCTGGTTATGCCAAGCGACGAATATCAGGTTACTACTATGGTAGATTTTGGTACGAAAGTTTTAGGTACTCAAAATGCTACTCTTAAAAGTTTAACAGATTTTAAATCTGAAATTGCAAGCTCAAGAACTTTTAGTTTCTTACACGAATTAGAGTCTTTGTTAGAGCACGGACTTATTAAGGGTGGAGATTTAAACAATGCAATTGTATACGTAGATAAAGAAATCTCTGAATCTACAATGGAGAATTTAAAGAAAGCATTTGGTAAAGAAGAGATTTCTGTTAAACCAAATGGAGTTTTAGATAATTTGACTTTACACTATCCAAACGAAGCTGCAAGACACAAACTTCTTGATGTAATTGGAGATTTGTCTCTTATTGGAGTTCGTATTCAAGGAAAAATTATTGCTAACAAGCCAGGGCACTTTGTAAACACTCAGTTTGCAAAGAAATTAGCAAAAATTATCAAAATAGAGCAGAGAAATCATGTTCCTACTTATGATTTACATCAAGAACCATTGATGGATATTCATAAAATCATGTCTATGCTGCCTCATAGACCACCATTCTTGTTAATAGACAGAATTATTGAAATGTCTGATCGCCATGTAGTAGGATTGAAAAATGTTACTATGAACGAGAATTTCTTCGTAGGCCACTTTCCAGAAGCTCCAGTTATGCCAGGTGTATTAATTGTAGAAGCAATGGCACAAACAGGTGGAATATTAGTGTTAAGCACTGTTCCAGATCCTGAAAATTACTTAACATATTTCATGAAAATTGACAATGTTAAATTTAAGCACAAAGTATTGCCAGGTGATACTTTAATTTTTAAATGTGAGTTAATTTCTCCTATCAGAAGAGGAATTTGTCATATGCAAGCAAATGCTTACGCAAATGGTAAATTGGTAACAGAGGCAGAATTAATGGCACAAATAGCAAGAAAACAATAA
- the lpxA gene encoding acyl-ACP--UDP-N-acetylglucosamine O-acyltransferase encodes MNQPLAYVHPGAKIAKNVVIEPFTTIHNNVVIGDGTWIGSNVTIMEGARIGKNCNIFPGAVISAVPQDLKFGGEDSLAIIGDNCTIRECVTINRGTIASGQTVIGNNCLVMAYAHIAHDCEIGNNAIIVNGVALAGHVVVGNHAVIGGLAAIHQFIHIGDHAMISGGSLVRKDVPPFTKAAKEPLSYVGINSVGLRRRGFTTEKIREIQEIYRILYQKNYNTTQALSIIEAEMEATPERDEILDFIRNSSRGIMKGYSGNY; translated from the coding sequence ATGAATCAACCATTAGCATATGTTCATCCAGGCGCGAAAATCGCTAAAAATGTTGTAATAGAGCCATTTACAACAATTCACAATAATGTTGTTATTGGTGATGGTACTTGGATTGGTTCAAACGTGACCATTATGGAAGGTGCTCGAATTGGAAAAAACTGTAATATTTTTCCAGGAGCTGTAATTTCTGCAGTGCCACAAGATTTAAAATTTGGAGGTGAAGATTCTCTTGCTATTATCGGTGATAATTGTACAATTAGAGAATGCGTAACTATAAATAGAGGAACAATTGCTTCTGGTCAGACTGTAATTGGTAATAATTGTTTAGTAATGGCTTATGCTCACATCGCGCACGATTGTGAGATCGGAAATAATGCAATTATTGTAAATGGTGTTGCATTAGCTGGACACGTAGTAGTTGGTAATCATGCAGTTATTGGAGGTTTAGCAGCAATTCACCAGTTTATCCATATTGGAGATCATGCAATGATTTCTGGCGGATCATTGGTAAGAAAAGACGTTCCTCCGTTTACAAAAGCGGCAAAAGAGCCGTTGTCTTATGTTGGAATCAATTCTGTTGGTTTAAGAAGAAGAGGTTTTACTACTGAAAAGATTAGAGAAATTCAGGAAATCTATAGAATTTTATACCAAAAGAATTATAATACAACTCAAGCTTTAAGTATTATTGAGGCTGAAATGGAAGCGACTCCAGAAAGAGATGAAATTCTAGATTTTATTAGAAATTCTTCTCGAGGAATTATGAAAGGTTACTCGGGTAACTATTAA